ATGGCCGCGCGCAGCACCACCAGTCCATCCTCGTCGTGGACGCCCCGCTGCCATGCTTCCAGCGGGGATCGCTCCATGGCCTCCAGCAATCGCGCGCGAAGGCCTTCCTCCGTATCGCAAGCCAACCGGGTCAGGCTACCCCGCCCTTGGCTTTCGGACAGGTCCCAGACCCTCCAGGCCAGGACTTCGCCCCGCTGGGCCACCGGGGATTCCCCGGAGGTTTCCACCTCCCAAACGTCGCGCAGCGACTGGATCTCGGGGTCCTCGATCCGCTGGCGGTAGCGCGTACCGGAAACGTGGATTTCCAGGCCTTCGGATCCGGCCAGCGCCACGATTTCCGGACGGGTCTTCTGGATGGCGAACACATGCCTTCCCAGCCGCAACCCCTGTCCACCCTCCACCATCAGCTCGGAGCGGTCGCGGATGCGGCGCAGGGAATCTTCTAAAAGCGCCCGCAGGCGTCCCGCCAAGTCTTCGGCGCCGCCGGCGTCCCCCAGACCCCGCAACTGTTCGGACAGATTCCGGACCTTCTCCACCAGCGGGTCGGAGGCGAAGAACGCCCGCAGTTCGGCGGGATCGGCCATGGCCTCGGCTCGTTGAGCCAACCCCTTCAGAACGCGTTCGGCCGACTGGCGGATCTGGTCGCATTTGCGCCCTCGCGCCTCCAGAAGGGCCAGGCGACGCCCGTCCAGGCTCGCGACCATCTCCTCGCGGATATCGGCCAGCGAATCGAGAAACTCGGGCACCTCCGAAAACCGGCCTTCCAGCTCCTCCAAACGCGACAGCAGCCGGATCTGGGATGCCTGGCAATCCTCCGGATTGGTGGCCAGATCCAATGCGCTGGTGAGGGCTTGGGACAACAGACGTTTCTGCGCCGAGAATTCGGCCACGCCTTCCTGCCGCCCCAGGGCCGTTTTGCGTTGGCGCAGGCCGTTGCGGACCTGGTTTTGTTCGGCCAGAATCACCGAAATCCGCTCGGAGATCTCGGTGGACTGGACCGCATCCACCTCCTTGAGGCCGCCGATGGTCTCCAGGAGGAATTCCAGTTGGCGGGCCTGTGCATCCAGCTTCTCTTCCAGCGCCACGGCTTCCCTGGACTGGCGCAACGTTTCCAGGGATCCGGAAACCTCCACCGACCCCTTGCGCCAGGGCTCCAGCGCACCCGGTGCCAGAAGGAGCCCGGTGCACTGGACGCCCACCCGATCCTGCGCGGCCTGGATGGACCTCTCCACCAGGACGCAGGCTTCGCGATCGGAAAAGGACATCTCCATGATTTCCAGAATCCGTCCGCGTCCCGCCCGCAGCCGTTTCATGGAATCGAGGCAGTCGCCCAATCCGGAAAAGGCGGGGATTTCAACAAGGTCCGGCTCCAGGGAGGACTCCAGCTCCTGGCAGGCCTGCTGGGCCGCCTGCCGGCTCCGCTCCACCTTGGCGTACTCGCCGATGGCCGACTCCGCGGTGGCGGCAACCTCTGACAGAATCCGTCCGATCTCGCCGGATTCCGTCTCCTTGATCCAGAAATGGGCGTCGGCGAGGTTGCGGGCCTCGCGCACCAGGTCGCCGAACAGCCCCGCGAAACCGGCGTCCTTGCCCAGCATCTTGGCCAGATGCCTGCCTTGGGCCAGAAACCGCACGCAATCCTGGTTTCCGATCCTCTCCAGCCAGGGGTCGGCTCCGGCCGACTGCGCGGGCGGCGGCCCGAAGGGCGACTTCCACACCTGGATGGCGTGGCTCGCCTGCGGTTCCGGCTGCGCTCGGAAGGCGAAGAGATCGCCGGACGGGACCAGGCTCCAACCGTGGCAGGAAATGGGCTGCTGGGTCTTCTGGTCGGTCACGCTGTACGAAAGCAGCGTGTACTCGCCGGTGTCCTCCTTGTAGAAGGAGAACAGATGGTCTTCCCCGGTGGTGGAGACGGTGCGCCGGTCGTAGTGGAAGTCGGGTGGGACCGTCTCGAAGCGGCGGTATTCGCCCGATTGCAAGGCCCATCCGTCGGGAAGGAGGATGCCCTGCTGCTGCGGCAGGATCACGCACGAATGCCCCAACGAATCCATCCGCACCGCCTGGCGCGTCTTGCAGAAATACAGGAAATGGCGGGCCTGCTGCTCCTGGAAGGGACGGATGCGAAGCGCCACGATCTCGCCCAGGACGGCGTAGTGGATCTCGGCGTCGTCCAGGGTCTGGTCGCGATGCTCCACCGGCTCGGAAAGGATGCCCTTGCCGGTCTTGGTGTTGTTCTCGACCTTGATGGTGAGATCGCCACCGAGGGTTTCCACGAACACGCGGTCTTCGATGGAAATGTGGGGGTGCAACCCCTCGCGATGGTGTTCGCGTCGGGTACGGAGCCACTCGAATTCGTGGCGCGGCGGAGGCTGGATCTCGGAAGCGGCGCGATCCCCTTCGTAGGCCAGGCCGTCGGAGGCCACCTTCCATTTGAACGCCTTGAGATCGTCCGTCCGGGTCCCCACCTGGAAGACCATGTACAGGAAGCCGCGGTTGCGCACGAAACGCGTGAACTGGGTCTGCCGGTAGTAGCGGTAGAGGTTCCGGAAATCCTCCAAAAACCTCGCGTCGGAGAGGAGCTCCACGCCTTCGTCCCGGAAGGTCCCGTCCTCGTTGCCCTTGTAGAAGGAAAAGACGTCGGAAATCGTCGTTTCGGTCTTCAGGCCGAACTGGACGTTGTAGCCCAGAAGCAGCGACCCTCCGAACTGGGTGAGGTCGCGGGGGACGCACTGGTTGGAGGTGGAGATGTGCACCGTGCGATCCAGCTTCCAGTCCACCGCACCGAACAACCCCTTGCGGCGCTGGTCGAACGTGGAGAGGAACGACTCCAGCTCGGATCGTTGCCGATCCAGCCTGGCCCGCAGGACATCCCAGTTGCCGCCCACCGCGGCGGCGGGTTCGGGCGCTTTCGCGGCGGTGTCGCTCATGGGATCAGATCAGCTTCTGGACGGGCTGGTTGGCGACCCGGGCTCCTTCGGCCTGTTGCAACAACCCCTTGAGCGTCTCCTGGAGGGACGCATCGTCGGTCTTGGCGATCATTTTCAGGAGAAGCCCGGAAACCGTCAGGTTGCGCAGATCTTCCGCCTGGATCCCGAACTGTTCCACAAACCCGGCGAGCTTGTCCTTGAACGGCTTCCCGTCGGGCTTGAAGAACGTGTCCTTGACTTCGGAAAGCACGTTGCTGCCCTGCACGACACGATCAATCGCCTTGCCCTGGGTGATGGCACCCAGAAGCTTGTCGAAGAACACGCTTTCGCCGCCGATGATCTCGATGCGGGCCGACTTGAGTCCTTGCTGGACAATTTCCGCCTGGGATTTGGCGATTTCCTTCTGCATCTCCAGCGAGGCCAGATCGACGGTCTTTTCCTTTTCCAGACGCAACCGGAATTCCTCGTGGTCGCGCGTGGCCATGTCCAGAAGCTTCATGGACCCGGCCTTCTCGGCGATGCCGCGAGCCTCGGCGAGGGCCTTCTTCTCCAGGATGTCGGCTTCCATTTCGCCTTGGATCTGCAGGGAAGCGGCCTTGTCGGCCATTCCCTTGGCTTCGGCGGCGGCCCTGCGCTCCAGGACGGAAGCTTCGGCAGCGCCCTGCTTCTCCAGCGCCTGGCTCTTGGCCTCGCTGACCATCGCTTCGGCCATGCCCTCCACGGAAAGCTCCGATTTCTGTCCTTCAGCGAGCCGGCGCTTGGCCTCGGCGAGCTTGTCCGAAGAAGCGAGCTCGGATTCGGCCTCGATCAGCCTCTGCTCGGAAAGGAGGGCGGCGCTGTCGCGAGAGGCCTTGGCGGCTTGCACTTCCTTGGTGGCCTGCACCTGGGCGGCCTTCTCGGCCTCGATGACCGCCGTCTTGCGCACGCGCTCGGCTTCGGCGAACACCTTGGTGTCCTTGATCTTCTCTTCTTCCTCCACCACGGCACGCTGCACCACGACCCGCGAACGGATCACGTCCTGGATCTTGCGTTTCTCCTCTTCCAGGGATTTTTCCTTCTCGATCTGGGCCAGGGAAACCACGCGCTCGCGTTCGTTGGCCTCCAACAGCCGATCCTTCTCCACCCGCTCGCATTCCACCGCGTCGGTGCGCTCCTTGTTGCGCCGAGCCACCAGAATCTGTCGATCCTTGTTCTCGGTGGCCACGGCGATCTCCTCGTCCGTGCGGATGGTCACCGCCTGGACGCGCAAGCGCTCCTCCTCGCGGATCCGGGAGGTTTCGGCCTGTTCCCGCACCTGGATCACATCGACTTCGCGCTTTTGGCGCGCTTCCTTTTCGGCCAGCTGCTTTTCCAGCTCCAACACCGCCTCGCGGGCCTCCACGTTCTGGCGGGTGATGGTCTTTTCCTTGTCGCGCTGGATGTGGTTGGCCAGGATCAGTTGCTGGGCGGTGAGTTCGGTGATCTTCTTGATGCCTTCCGAATCCAGGATGTTCTGGGGATTGAGCAGCTCCAGCGAAGTCTGCTCCAGGTAGTCGATCGCCGCGTCGTCCAGGACGTATCCATTGAGGTCGGTGCCGATGATCTTCAGGATCTCGTGCTTGAACGATTCGCGCGAATTGTAGAGATCCACGAAATTGAACTGCTTGCCGACGGTCTTGAGCGCTTCGGAAAACTTGGCGTCGAACAATTCCACCAACGCTTCCGGGCTGGAGCCGCGCACGCAACCCAGGGACTGGGCCACCTTGAGAACGTCCTCCGGAGTCTTGTTGACCCGCACGAAGAACGCCACCTTGATGTCGGCGCGCAGGTTGTCCTTGCAGATCAACCCCTCCTTGCCGGCGCGATGGATCTCCACGCGCTTGACGGAGATGTCCATTTCCTCGATGCGATGCAGCACGGGCAGCACGAGGATCCCGGAGAAGGCGACCTTGGATCCGCCGAATCCGTTGCGCACCAGCGCCTTGCCCTGCTCGGGTTTGCGGTAGCACTTGAGGACCAGCACGGCCAACCCGAGAAAGAACACCACCCCGATCACGACAAGGAACACCATCAGTTGGCTCATGAAATCGAACTCGATCATCAGGGAATCTCCGGGTTGTCTGAAGTTGAGGGGATGACCACATGGAGGCCGTCTTCACGGCGCTCGGAAACCACGACGCGTGCGCCCTTGGGCAGGCTTTTCCCGCGTTCGAGCACGACGTTGATCAACAGGGAAGCACCGTTGGTGGAAATTTCCGCCTGGCCGATCTGCCCCACATCCAAAGGCGTGACCAAGCGTGCGAAGCAATCCACCGTGGCACACGGGGCCTCCGCGTCGGACAATGCGGCGAAAAACCACCCGAACGGTTTCAAAAGCAGTCTGGAGGCGAACACCGAGGCCACCAGGGAGCCCAGCGAAAAGAACAGGATCAACGTGGGGTGTCCGGACAGGATCCGCCAGCCCACCATGGTGGCGCCCCACCACAAAACGGCGACCACCGAAGCGCACACGGCCATCGGCGTCCCCTTCCAGCCCAGCCAAGTCAGCAGCCCATCCCATTCGAGATCGAAATCCAGTCCATCAATGTCCAACCAGCCAATGATGACGCCCAGCCAGTACAGCAAGAGCAGTCCGAGCACGATCGTGGCAGGCAGGCAAGGCGGCGAGAACATGGCCTTCAGAAGCTCCATGAGGGCGCCTCCATGGATGAGACTCGTTCTTCCTTCGGTACGGACGGGCGTGGGTTTGGCAAAGGTCGCCTGGGATGGATGGAAAGTGGGAGAAGGACAGCGGGGCTCGCCATCGCCTCCCAACACTAGCACCCGCAAGCGGAAACGGTCAACGTCCCGTCTCCAATGCCACTTCGGGGCGATGCGCCTGGAAAGGGGTATCATCAGGCGAGATGCTCCTATGGGGAGGGCCCGCCGTTGTCCATCCGATCCACGCTCACCACCTTGGCCCTGCTGGCCACCTCTGCCGCCGGCACGACCTACCACTTCGCTCGCGACGGCTCCGACGCCCGCACCCCCGCGCAGGCCGGCTCCCCGGCGACTCCGTGGGCGAGCTTCGCGAACCTTGCGGGACTCGCCTTGATGCCGGGCGATTCCATCCTGCTCAAACGCGGCGACACCCTGCGGGGGATCCTGAAATTCTCCCGTTCCGGATCCGAGGCATCCCCCATCACGATCGCCCCGTACGGGCCCGGAACGGAGCCCCCCACCATTTTGGGGACAATTCCCGTCACGGGATGGACCTCCAACGGATCCGGCACATGGAAAGCCAAGATCCCCTCCGATCATCCCGTCAATCGCCTCTACGCCGCCGGCCTGCCCCTTCGCAACGCCCGCTGGCCGGACACCGGGTGGTTCCGGTCCACAAGCCACAGCGGCGACACCCTGGTGATCCTGCGCGAGGCCGCCGCCGGCGACTGGACGGGCGCGAGCCTGTATCTGTGGAACCTCAACTGGGACATGGAAGGCCATCGCGTCAAGTCACAAAACGGCGAGCGGTTCACGTTGGGCCGCAAGAACAACATCGCGATCAGTGACACTGCCCTGTGGGCCTTGACCAACCACCCGTTGGCGCTGAAGGTGCGTGGTACCTGGGTGTATGTGGACACCGACAGCACGCTGCTCTACCAGGGAGACCAACCTGCCGATTTTGCATTGGAAGCTTCGGTCCATTCCGCCAACCTGGATCTGCGCGGCGCCAACTGGGTGCATGTGCAGGGATTGAGACTTTTGCGGGCCGCCGATACCGGCATCACCGCCAACGGCCAGGGCGTCGTGGTGGAAGACTGCCAAGTGCGTTTCGCCGACCACGTGGGGATCTATCTCGCCGGAGCGGACAACGTGTTGCGCGATTGCCAGGTTTCGGGATCGTCCAGTTCCGGAATTTCCGTGCGCAGCATGCGCGGCCTGGTCGAACGCAACGACGTCAGGCGCATCATGGTGGCCGACTGGCTGGGGCCCAACGGGATGGGCGCCACCTGCTGCACGGGAAACGGCATCAACGTTTGGGGCGACACTTCGCTCGCGCGTTGGAACCGGGTGGATTCCATCGGATTCAACGGCATCGCCTTCGGGGGTCTCGGGACCAAAGTGACGGAAAACCACGCCAGCCATTTCTGCATGCTGGCCAACGACTGCGCGGGCATCTACACCGCTCCCCAGCTCCCTCCGCAAAGAGGGTCGGAAGGAAGCCGGGTCTGGCGCAACATCGTGCACGACGCGCACAAGTCCGCCTGGCCCTGGCCCTGGGCGGCATCCAACGGAATCTACCTGGACGCCCACGCCCACGACATCGTGGCGGACTCCAACACGATGTGGAACATCGACAAGGGCTTCCACGGCAACAACGGACGAGGAATCGTGTACCGCGACAACCTCGTCTACGGATCACGGTATTCTCCCGGCGATTTCGCCAACAACGATTCCGCGAATCTGGGCACCCCGATCGGGGCCACCATCCAAGGAAACCTGGTCGTGGCGCTCCCCGGTTCGCGCAGTGAATTCACCCGGTTCATCCCGCAAGGATGGCAGAGCAAGGCGGAACTGCGCGCAACGGAAAACGTCATCTGCCAAGACCAGATGTCCCAGATCGTCTGCAGCAGAGATTCGATCAAAATTTGGTCGGCGCCCACGGTCGATCCCAATGGCCCGCTGTTTGGAAAACAGGTGATCCCCAACGGATCCTTCGACAGCACCACATTGTCTTGGCGTCGTTGGCCCGCCCAACTGACCCTTGCCCTCGATTCGCTCACGAGTTGCCCCACGGCGCACTGCCTTCGGATGGACTGGAAGGGCGACACCGTGGCGGGCTCGCCCTACCTGAGCACCGGGCCCGTCATTCGGACGGATTCCGGCCAAGGTTGGTGGCTCCAGTTCAAGGCACGCTCCAAACGAGCCGGCATGAAAATCACGGCCGTTCTCCGGCGCCCCGTCGACTACGTCTCGATCGGCCCCGCCTTCAACATCATGCTGGACACGGCATGGCAGGATTTGTCCTTCCACTTCAAGGCCAACCAGAAATTCGACACGGCGCGTCTGGATATCCACGTTCCCAAGAAGGATTCCACGATCTGGCTGGACGACATCTTGTTGCGCAAGGAAGGCGACAGCACCGCCTATGCGGCCCTTGGTCCGCGCACCACCTTGCTGTGGAACGAGACCAGCGCCGCTTCCGTGCAGAGTCTTCCCGCCGGAAGGTGGGTGGACGAATCTGGCAAAGAAGCGACGAGCCCTGTGCAGATTCCATCCTATGCGGGTCGGGTGTTCTTCCGGATCATCGCCGACCCTGTGGCGATCCGAAGCGGCGGCCACAGGCCCGTGTTCTGGTCGATGCGTCAATCCGGTGGCGATGTGATCCTGTCCGACCTGATCGCCCCTGCCGAACTCTTCGATACCCGTGGTCGCCGGATCGCGCGACTTTCACCGGATGCTTCCGGTAACGCGCGCTGGAATCCGCTCTCGCGCCAAGGCCTGGTCTGGATCCGCTCCGGCGGCCAATCGCGGGCAGCGTTGATCCCGCGCTGAGCGGGATCACCTGAACATCATTCCACAGACTTCTTCCTGCGCCTCCAGCGCAGGAAGACCACAACGGCCGCGGTCAGGATCGCCCATTGCAGCCAATGGGCGACCACCCAGAGAACCAGTCCCAGAAAGCTGGTCCAACCCGCCAACAAGGCGCGGGAAACGTGCTTGGAGAAGGGTTCCTGCCAGGTTTCCTCCATGGGGCGCTGGAGGGTGTCCATGCGGGTTTCAGCGTGCTGGTAGAGGGCGATTTGCACCGAACTGAGTTCCACCTGCTCGCGCAAGCCTTCGGAGCGATCCACCGCGGCGTCCGCGCGCTCCTCCCGCCGCAGGGCTTCCTGTTCCAGTTCCGCGAGATCCCGGACCTTGCCGGGATTTTCGGTCAGATTCTGTACACGCGCGGAAGCCTTCTCCATGCGCTTTTTCTCGCGATCGGCACGGCGCAGCTCCAGGCCCACGTTCTGGGCTCGGATGGTGCGGTGATCCAGAAACGCCACCAACGGAGCGATCGCCGCCAGCACGGTATCCAGCCGATCGTTGGGAACGCGAAGCTGCATGTGGTTCCACACGTCCACGCTGAGAATGGCCACCACCGAATCGTTCCCGAACAACTTTTCGCGGCGATCGCGGATCTGGCTGCGCAGGTCGTTGAGCTCCACGTAGCCTCCGTTGTCGGCCACGATCCGTTCGATGCGGTCGGTCGCCTGCATCACCGAACGGCACCGGAAGCGCAGATCCGCGCTACGTACGAAGGCGCGGGGGCCCGCTTCCACCTTGGCAGAAACCACCACCGACGCCTGGGGTGCCATGGCGGCAGGGGAGGAGGCGGGATAGGCCTCCTTCGCCATTTCGCCAGGTACGGAATCGGCCATGGCCTCGGCCTTGGGGGCCTCGTTGCATCCAACGAGCACGAAACCCAGTGCAGTCAAAAACCATGCGGACGCGATCTTCATCGGAAACTCCACCGTTGCGCGAACGACGAGGCGGGATTGCTCTCTGCCCTCAAACCTAGAACTCGAAGAGTCTCATCGGCACGAATCCAGCCCCTCAATCTCCCTTGCAATCCACCCCCGCCGTCCAGGGAGCGCGTTTTTCCGGCGAGGTCTTTGCCAGCTCGCCACACCAGACCTTGCGCAAGGAAGCCACCGAAAAGGTGTCGGCTGCCGCCTGGAGATGGATCTCGAAGCTGTCGGCGGCGGCACCGGCAAAAAAACCGCTCGCCCCGTGCAAGGCGCTGAAGCTCCACGCTCCGGAGGAATTTTCCATCATCGTGTTGTGGTTGGTGATGTAGCTGCGTTCCACGGCCAGCGTGCGCACCACGTTGCGGCCCGTGTATCCCAGCACCATGGCGGGCAGGGACATCGTGTCCGGGTATCCCGCCATGCCCGGCTGGTCGGGTTCGTCCACCGACAACATCCGACTGTCTCCGGGCTGGAACATCCCCACCGAATCTTCATGACCCACCGTCCAATCTCCGCGGATCTCGAAACCCACCCGCTGGATGGGGCCCAGGATGCGGGCGCGGGATGGATCGTATCCGACCACCGAAACCAATCCTCCCCAGCGTTCCCGGTCGAGGGATTGGGAGACAAGAATCGGTCGAAGCGCCCGCTTCACGGGCACTCCCCTGGCACCTTCCACGATGCGATCGTCCAAAATCGCCCAGGCGGTATCGCCGCTGCGAAACGGCCGCAGCACGAACCGACCTTGCAGGAAGCTGTCACAGGTCGCTTCCGTGACGGAATATCGCCGTACATTCTCGCGGCTTTCCGCATCCAGCAAGGCAAGCAAGGCGGATGCCGAACCGGGATTGCCGGAAACCGACAAGGAGCGGAACAACATGTCCAGCGGGGCAAGCGCAACCTTGCGCAATTCGTACCTGCGGGGAAGGACGGTCTGGGCCGAGATGTCGCTATGGGTGGTCTCGTCGCCGGCGGGGAAATCGCCGGCGGAATTCCAGGCGATGTGCGCTTCCAACTTCAAGGTCGCCCCGAACGGCGCCACGACGCGCGAATCCGTGATCCACGCCCGCGGGGTGTCCTCGCTTTTCCGGTACACGACCGTATCCAGACGATTTCCGTCCAGTTGCACGATACGAAGCCAGGATCCGGGCTTGACGAACTCCACGCCGCGTCGGGTCAGGTCGATGGGCTGGATGCGCTCCACCCAGATGGTGTCGTACCGCCGTCCGGCGATCGGCATTGCCGAAATGCGCAACTGGAGAGGTTCGGGCGACTCCGGCTCCATGTTCCAGGGTCCGTTGCAGGATTGAAGCGAGGCGATCGAAGCCAGAAGCAGGGATAGACGAGTATTGTCCATGATCAGAACTCCTTTTCCCAGCCAACGAAGATGGCCAGGCGCGGGAACTGGTAGGAGATGTCGCGACGGGGAACCGGTCCGTCGGTTTCCCAGGAGGTCTGGAAAACGTTCTCGTGGTCGGTGGCGTTGAGGACGCTCCAGTACAGACGCCAAGCGCCTTCGCGTCCGAAATCGAAGGGTGTGACATCCAGCCGGAAATAGTCGTCGACGTTGGATTGGTTGAACGCCCCTGCCTGCACCAAGGTGTTGTTGGGTGGATTCAAGACCCCATCATGCGCGCTCTGCCAGCCATCCGCCCCTTGCATGGGTTCATGCATGTCCCAGTAGCCGGCCGGCTCCGTGGAAGGATGTCCCGAGCGGTATTGCAGAGAAAGACTGGATCGCAGGAATCTGCCCTTGCGCGAGGCCGCCCAGAAGGCGTTCTTGGGTTCGCCGATCCAGTTGGCCGAAAGATCCGCCTTGAAGGTGTGGCGCTGGTCCCAGGCCGGGGTGAACGGAGCCAGCGGAGCCATGCCGGGCGCCACGGGACTGGCCGTCTGCGCCAGGACGGATTTCGACCACCCGTAGCTTGCCGTTCCGGAAACGGCCCCGACGTCGCGGGAAAGGGTGAACTCCGCCCCCATCGACCAGCCGTCGAAGTCGGCGATCGATCGCGTGACCTTGTTGCCGTCCGGTCGCACCGGATTGGGATTCTTGTCGGGATCCCCCATCACCATCTGCGGGAGTCGGGAGATGTCCTTGTAGTAGGCTTCCGCTCGCGCCGTGAATCCTCCGGGGATCCGGCTGCGCTCGGCGGACAAGGCGGACAGCCATTGCGTGGAGGCCCGCATGGGCCTCTGGTAGGCGTACCAGATGTCGGTCATCTCCTCGCCATTGATGTCGTGGAGACTGGTCAGAAACTGCGCATAGCGTCCCTCGTGGAGTTCCAGTCGCCAGTTCGGGGATGGCTTCCACCATCCTGTGATCCTCGGCTCGATCTCGGTGGCGTCGATCCCCTCGTACCAGCTCCCGCGAGAGCCTCCCCGGACGCCCCATCCAGCCGAATGCTCCCACGACCCCTGCACCCAACCGGCATGCAGCCAGGCGCTGGAGGTGTCGCCGCGATCGTCGGAGCGGGCGAGATCCTTATCCACGTACACGAATCTCTGGTGTTCGTGTTCGTGCCCGGCCAGGACGGAAACCGGCCCCTTGGGCAGCCACCCCGCCTCTTCCCCCAACTTCCAGCTGTCGAACGAGTTTTCCGTGAA
This DNA window, taken from Fibrobacterota bacterium, encodes the following:
- a CDS encoding DNA repair ATPase, coding for MSDTAAKAPEPAAAVGGNWDVLRARLDRQRSELESFLSTFDQRRKGLFGAVDWKLDRTVHISTSNQCVPRDLTQFGGSLLLGYNVQFGLKTETTISDVFSFYKGNEDGTFRDEGVELLSDARFLEDFRNLYRYYRQTQFTRFVRNRGFLYMVFQVGTRTDDLKAFKWKVASDGLAYEGDRAASEIQPPPRHEFEWLRTRREHHREGLHPHISIEDRVFVETLGGDLTIKVENNTKTGKGILSEPVEHRDQTLDDAEIHYAVLGEIVALRIRPFQEQQARHFLYFCKTRQAVRMDSLGHSCVILPQQQGILLPDGWALQSGEYRRFETVPPDFHYDRRTVSTTGEDHLFSFYKEDTGEYTLLSYSVTDQKTQQPISCHGWSLVPSGDLFAFRAQPEPQASHAIQVWKSPFGPPPAQSAGADPWLERIGNQDCVRFLAQGRHLAKMLGKDAGFAGLFGDLVREARNLADAHFWIKETESGEIGRILSEVAATAESAIGEYAKVERSRQAAQQACQELESSLEPDLVEIPAFSGLGDCLDSMKRLRAGRGRILEIMEMSFSDREACVLVERSIQAAQDRVGVQCTGLLLAPGALEPWRKGSVEVSGSLETLRQSREAVALEEKLDAQARQLEFLLETIGGLKEVDAVQSTEISERISVILAEQNQVRNGLRQRKTALGRQEGVAEFSAQKRLLSQALTSALDLATNPEDCQASQIRLLSRLEELEGRFSEVPEFLDSLADIREEMVASLDGRRLALLEARGRKCDQIRQSAERVLKGLAQRAEAMADPAELRAFFASDPLVEKVRNLSEQLRGLGDAGGAEDLAGRLRALLEDSLRRIRDRSELMVEGGQGLRLGRHVFAIQKTRPEIVALAGSEGLEIHVSGTRYRQRIEDPEIQSLRDVWEVETSGESPVAQRGEVLAWRVWDLSESQGRGSLTRLACDTEEGLRARLLEAMERSPLEAWQRGVHDEDGLVVLRAAIQAWKSLGPMRFGGNARAIALEFWSAIVDESWRARVESAFVAASRMQAAFGMESRQSAVRTVALRSCEEAVAGFVKPRGIGDGATSQEVAAFIAEALETGSFPCLSANAQEAHAHFTKRLVDAGAMEGFRAGMEALKGQMGQQHRLASDWLAAASAASGEVLEEVAAYLCCGESPDMRWLAAEVPQELILRAGHPLSPEGKTVFRFSNWARRMREHHGSVVPRVASFQKCRRRVLDDARRELGIDGFRPKVLSSFVRNRLADEVYLPLIGDNLAKQIGSMGDDKRSDRMGLLLLISPPGYGKTTLVEYLCEALGLMYVKINGPSLGRSTTGIDPAQAKDGAAKQELERLSLALEMGDNVVILVDDIQHCHPEFLQKFISLCDGQRRMDGTFRRQSRTWDLRGRRVAVVMAGNPYTESGEAFRVPDMLANRADTFNLGDLAGTHASAFQDSYLENCLMVQPTLARVFGRYRKDFSTLLRQIADPSVEATWEGTHSASDMEEAVSVTRHLMRIRDAVVAVNRAYIASASCPEEYRTEPPFKLQGSYRNMGKLAEKVSPIMTAQEVDTLLLDHYQSEAQSLARESEVSLIQVRKLLGMPAPADAQRWEQIMQAWSSKRGSRGAGQQAIAEITALRRAIEKVGESLVAKPS
- a CDS encoding flotillin family protein, producing the protein MSQLMVFLVVIGVVFFLGLAVLVLKCYRKPEQGKALVRNGFGGSKVAFSGILVLPVLHRIEEMDISVKRVEIHRAGKEGLICKDNLRADIKVAFFVRVNKTPEDVLKVAQSLGCVRGSSPEALVELFDAKFSEALKTVGKQFNFVDLYNSRESFKHEILKIIGTDLNGYVLDDAAIDYLEQTSLELLNPQNILDSEGIKKITELTAQQLILANHIQRDKEKTITRQNVEAREAVLELEKQLAEKEARQKREVDVIQVREQAETSRIREEERLRVQAVTIRTDEEIAVATENKDRQILVARRNKERTDAVECERVEKDRLLEANERERVVSLAQIEKEKSLEEEKRKIQDVIRSRVVVQRAVVEEEEKIKDTKVFAEAERVRKTAVIEAEKAAQVQATKEVQAAKASRDSAALLSEQRLIEAESELASSDKLAEAKRRLAEGQKSELSVEGMAEAMVSEAKSQALEKQGAAEASVLERRAAAEAKGMADKAASLQIQGEMEADILEKKALAEARGIAEKAGSMKLLDMATRDHEEFRLRLEKEKTVDLASLEMQKEIAKSQAEIVQQGLKSARIEIIGGESVFFDKLLGAITQGKAIDRVVQGSNVLSEVKDTFFKPDGKPFKDKLAGFVEQFGIQAEDLRNLTVSGLLLKMIAKTDDASLQETLKGLLQQAEGARVANQPVQKLI
- a CDS encoding DUF4349 domain-containing protein, producing MKIASAWFLTALGFVLVGCNEAPKAEAMADSVPGEMAKEAYPASSPAAMAPQASVVVSAKVEAGPRAFVRSADLRFRCRSVMQATDRIERIVADNGGYVELNDLRSQIRDRREKLFGNDSVVAILSVDVWNHMQLRVPNDRLDTVLAAIAPLVAFLDHRTIRAQNVGLELRRADREKKRMEKASARVQNLTENPGKVRDLAELEQEALRREERADAAVDRSEGLREQVELSSVQIALYQHAETRMDTLQRPMEETWQEPFSKHVSRALLAGWTSFLGLVLWVVAHWLQWAILTAAVVVFLRWRRRKKSVE